One region of Triticum aestivum cultivar Chinese Spring chromosome 6B, IWGSC CS RefSeq v2.1, whole genome shotgun sequence genomic DNA includes:
- the LOC123137368 gene encoding uncharacterized protein, giving the protein MMRKNKEQRRADGITDRGSDSLETMRPNKKQRLDGGSGSDEETSPYLVIGHGSVSPAFSVFKVEPYTDGGGDTPVSIPRRLARLKCKHNMSFVPLRLKDRRWIVGVGGSSTENYYGPGTIIFDTEKQVVIRGPEPKSIKSHPILLPIDQKIYALSRSPSVKGPLDYLPWFEVLDLSQAQEVDGCLTNCKWSSLQRPPFFPWELTPRQYLCPPRVAVKSYVAVGSHILVSVTGWVGTYAFDTKGSKKWVTVDDENNLPFSDGAIPHGGGLFLGLSGTTKAINGYKINIGTRSLSVVEIPVVSDLEDEELVGRSHNFLSLGIDSGFCLVTCWSVDESPYPPYHRAHIRARTYRTDDFVESEGKCLVVSKQWMQVYKIHDLIRTLDAPCLVGVVYI; this is encoded by the coding sequence ATGATGCGCAAGAACAAGGAGCAGAGGAGGGCAGATGGAATCACCGATAGAGGCAGTGATTCGCTGGAGACCATGCGGCCGAACAAGAAGCAGAGGCTGGACGGTGGCAGCGGTAGCGATGAGGAGACCTCGCCCTACCTGGTGATAGGTCATGGGAGCGTGAGCCCTGCCTTCTCCGTGTTCAAGGTGGAACCCTacaccgacggcggcggcgacacccCGGTGAGcatcccgcgccgcctcgcccgcctcAAATGCAAACACAACATGTCTTTCGTCCCTTTGAGATTGAAGGACCGCCGGTGGATCGTCGGCGTCGGCGGCAGCTCAACCGAGAACTACTACGGCCCGGGGACCATCATTTTCGACACCGAGAAGCAGGTGGTGATCCGGGGGCCGGAACCTAAGTCGATCAAGAGCCACCCGATCCTGCTGCCCATCGACCAGAAGATCTACGCCCTTTCCCGAAGCCCCTCAGTGAAGGGACCGCTCGATTACTTGCCCTGGTTCGAGGTCCTCGATCTCTCCCAGGCACAGGAAGTTGACGGCTGTCTAACCAACTGCAAGTGGAGCTCCCTGCAGCGGCCGCCCTTCTTTCCCTGGGAGCTCACCCCACGGCAGTACTTATGTCCACCGAGGGTTGCCGTCAAGTCATACGTCGCCGTGGGCTCCCACATACTGGTTTCTGTGACCGGATGGGTGGGCACGTACGCTTTTGACACGAAGGGCTCGAAGAAGTGGGTGACGGTGGATGACGAGAACAACCTGCCGTTCAGCGATGGTGCCATCCCGCACGGAGGTGGGCTCTTCCTCGGCTTATCAGGCACCACAAAGGCCATCAATGGATACAAGATTAATATCGGCACTAGGTCACTCTCTGTTGTTGAGATTCCTGTGGTGTCCGACTTGGAAGATGAAGAGCTGGTCGGTCGCTCACACAATTTCCTTTCCCTGGGGATTGATAGTGGTTTCTGCTTGGTGACCTGTTGGAGTGTTGACGAATCGCCGTATCCCCCGTATCACCGGGCGCACATCAGGGCGAGGACGTACAGAACAGATGATTTTGTGGAGTCGGAGGGAAAATGCTTAGTCGTCTCCAAGCAGTGGATGCAGGTTTACAAGATCCACGATTTGATCCGGACACTAGATGCGCCATGTCTGGTTGGTGTGGT